In one Lolium rigidum isolate FL_2022 chromosome 3, APGP_CSIRO_Lrig_0.1, whole genome shotgun sequence genomic region, the following are encoded:
- the LOC124695288 gene encoding NAC domain-containing protein 22-like codes for MAVTPASTMEAEQPLPGFRFHPTEEELLGFYLSRVALGKKLHFDIIGTLNIYRHDPWDLPRMAKIGEREWYFFVPRDRKAGSGGRPNRTTQRGFWKATGSDRAIRSAADPKRVIGLKKTLVFYQGRAPRGTKTDWVMNEYRLPDHAAGAAPPREDTVLCKIYRKATPLKELEQRASAMEEMMMQRPGWNGGYGGEARAWPAPVTISAGDDYLSSSDDVQDNFLFHSSSSSSAAPSGNIKNDDAPREAKKEADVAAVTVASASALSLQQSANVPSNFQLPAANPPCSIQIPAANPTCSLELPAANQGVFDWLQDPFLTQLRSPWQDQHCLSPYAHLLYY; via the coding sequence ATGGCAGTGACACCGGCGTCGACCATGGAGGCCGAGCAGCCCCTCCCCGGCTTCCGGTTCCACCCCACGGAGGAGGAGCTCCTCGGCTTCTACCTCTCCCGCGTCGCCCTCGGCAAGAAGCTCCACTTCGACATCATCGGCACGCTCAACATCTACCGCCACGACCCCTGGGACCTCCCAAGGATGGCCAAGATCGGGGAGAGGGAGTGGTACTTCTTCGTGCCGCGTGACCGGAAGGCCGGCAGCGGCGGCCGGCCGAACCGGACGACGCAGCGCGGGTTCTGGAAGGCGACGGGGTCCGACAGGGCCATCCGGAGCGCCGCCGACCCCAAGCGGGTCATCGGGCTCAAGAAGACGCTCGTCTTCTACCAAGGCCGCGCGCCAAGAGGCACCAAGACGGACTGGGTGATGAACGAGTACCGTCTCCCCGAccacgccgccggcgccgcgcctCCCAGGGAGGACACGGTGCTGTGCAAGATATACCGGAAGGCCACGCCGCTCAAGGAGCTCGAGCAGAGAGCCTCCGCGATGGAGGAGATGATGATGCAGAGGCCCGGCTGGAACGGAGGATACGGCGGCGAAGCCAGAGCGTGGCCGGCACCGGTCACCATCTCCGCCGGCGACGACTATCTGTCGTCGTCCGACGACGTCCAGGACAACTTCCTGTTccactcttcctcctcgtcgtcggcggcgccATCTGGCAACATCAAGAATGACGACGCGCCCAGGGAAGCCAAGAAGGAAGCGGACGTCGCCGCAGTCACCGTGGCGTCGGCGTCCGCTTTGTCTCTACAGCAATCCGCGAACGTTCCCTCCAACTTCCAGCTCCCGGCGGCGAACCCTCCATGCAGTATCCAGATCCCGGCGGCGAACCCGACCTGCAGCCTCGAGCTACCGGCGGCGAACCAAGGAGTGTTCGACTGGCTGCAAGACCCGTTCCTGACGCAGCTGCGGAGCCCGTGGCAGGACCAGCATTGCCTGTCCCCTTACGCCCATCTTCTCTACTATTGA